One region of Zingiber officinale cultivar Zhangliang chromosome 7B, Zo_v1.1, whole genome shotgun sequence genomic DNA includes:
- the LOC122004242 gene encoding probable protein S-acyltransferase 22, with translation MVFALLLLILQWAVGMLVLILCFVERRRFSAEIVSKLGSSFSLAPFIIVVAVCTLLAMVATLPVAQLFFFHILLIKKGISTYDYIIALRKQDQEQEQLAVGGQQSPQMSQVSSFTGLSSTSSFNQFHRGAWCTPPRLFLEDQYANDPSNFGGMRLGLAIDFASVGD, from the exons aTGGTGTTTGCTCTTCTCTTG CTTATTCTGCAGTGGGCTGTTGGGATGCTTGTGCTGATACTGTGTTTTGTTGAGAGAAGGAGATTTTCTGCTGAAATTGTTTCAAAGCTGGGTAGTAGCTTTTCCTTGGCACCCTTTATCATTGTGGTG GCTGTGTGCACTTTATTAGCCATGGTTGCTACTCTTCCAGTTGCACAACTTTTCTTCTTccatattcttttaataaaaaag GGAATCAGCACCTATGATTACATTATTGCTTTGAGGAAGCAAGATCAGGAGCAGGAGCAACTTGCTGTTGGTGGGCAGCAAAGTCCGCAAATGTCCCAAGTGAGCTCTTTTACTGGACTAAGCAGCACCAGTTCTTTCAATCAATTCCATCGCGGTGCATGGTGTACTCCGCCAAGATTATTCCTTGAGGATCAg TATGCAAACgatccctcgaactttggtgggatgAGGCTTGGTCTGGCCATTGATTTTGCTTCTGTTGGCGATTAG